Within the Medicago truncatula cultivar Jemalong A17 chromosome 4, MtrunA17r5.0-ANR, whole genome shotgun sequence genome, the region tttagacttaaatgtgtgtttagtccctgcactttcgtCCAGTTTTGGCATTGGTTCCTgcgcttttttttgtttggcattggtccctgcactttctaaaacttttggctttagtcctTCCGTCAactttccgttaaaaaaaaaaccaaaactaacggtgtgccacgtggcccaatcatgacatgccacgtggcacactaaaaaacaaaaaaaaatcaatttttaattattattttattcattattcttttacttaaaaatatcattagtccctgcactttcagcattttttgatattagtccctgcactttggtattagtccttgaacttttttctttttttttaaaaaaaaatactttcaatgaaattattatgttttaattattgttttgttcattatttttattgagaataatcataaaaaaataaaatcaaaaaatctttgttaaaaaaaattaagtaataattgtATAACATTGCAAATGGAAATTGTATCGTATTAACACCGTAACAatagataaaaatcaacaaagaagatggaaattaaattgcACTTTGACAATATAGGCCTATAATTCTCAAAATGCACCAAAAAGATAGTAATTTGGCATCACATGCCTCTCTATctcaaaataaaccaaaatgCACCACATAGATAGTAAGTTGGCAACATAAGCCTCTAATTCTCAAAATGCACAAAAAATATAGTGAGTTAAACATAGGTCTCAAATTCACAAAATACATCAATAGGTTCTAAAACCTCCGATAATCTTCATTTGGATTTTCGTTGGGAtctccatcttcatcttcaattaTCTTTGAGAGGTTTATCTTCATCTTGCATTTTTTGAGATCACCCTTGATGGCTCGGTAGGTTTTCGCTTCTTTCCCTACACATGAGTTGAAAAACTTATTGGTTTAGCATAGATTCAAGACTAATGGTTTGGCAATTTGCCTTTGAACATAAGCGGCAACATACCTTTTGTGGTGCAGTGCAACTTAATGGTTTGGCAATTTGCCTTTGAATTTTCAAAGATGGTGTGGGTTGGCTTGCATGAACCGTTTTAATGCCAAGTGCACGTTCTGCTTCCTCGACAGCTGCTACAATTTCATCATCGTCGCCGTCATTTAACTGATTGTCAATTGGTGCATTAAGTTCAACAGCACCACTTTGATTACAATCAACAGCACGTACATTAGAATTGATATTAGAGGCAGatttctttgttttattgcCTTTACTCTGTCAAGTTAACACAAGTgcaacagaagaaaaaaatggaatGCATAAGGCACTTAATAAGGCAAACAAGTACAAAATAACACCAACATCTGCTACATTTACCTTTTTAATGGGTGCAACAGTAACATGTGAAACTTGGGCACCAGATGCAATCAAAACAGGCACAATAGTAACATGTGAAACTTGGGCACTGGATGCAGTCACAACAGGTGCATTTGAAGCAGTAGTGACAGGTGTATTAGAAGGTGTTTCTGCATTTGAAGCAGCATTTGCAGGTGCATTGGAGGTAGTCGCTGCATGAgcattttttttgggttttctcTGTCAAAATAAACATGATTAGGCTTATAGAGAGTTAagtaccaaaaaaattatacaaaatattTAAGTGATTCTCTACCTTTCTTTGCTGTGCAGATGGGTTTACTTCTGTTCTTTTGCAACCCCTAGCATTATGACCAGGCTGGCCACAATTTGTGCACCTATTAAGACCCCTAGTATTATGTTTTCCGGTCTTTGGGTTTTCATCAGCTTCCCTTCTCCTCAACTTTTTTGGTCTACCAGGACCTCTCTTGTATTGTGGGGGGAGCATGTCTTCAACTTCAATAGTAGGCCACATATCTTGACCATTAATAGGACTAACACTAAAACTATAACAAAGTTCATATGCTTCCTTTGAATAATATTGATCAACAAAGTCCTCAGGATTTTGATTTATAAAACCCATAGCTGCTACAACATGTCTACAAGGTATGCCTACTAACTCCCAAAAGTTGCATGTGCAAGTCATTTTATCTAAGTTAACAATAAAACCACTGTTATTAAGATGATGAGTAACTTGAAAAGATGTTGGTGTAGACCAGTGTGGTGACCATCCTCCACTAAGTTCAATCTCCTTATTTAATCTCTTCATAGGTGTAGGCATTATCCTACCTTCGTACCTACCTAGTTTATACCGTAAAGTTGCCATCCTATTCATCAAATAAAGCCTAATCCATTCACACATAGTTAAAATTGGCTTGGCCCTAGCACCCAAGATAGTACTATTGAATGCCTCTGAAATATTATGCATTAATACATCACACTTAGGATAAAAAGACAAAGCATGCTTACACCACAACTTTGTGGGAAAACCCATCAGCCACTCCCATGCCTTCGGATTGACCGCTTTCAACTCTGACATCTTCTTCTCCCAAGCTTGCAAGTAGGTTGCCTTAGCTGCCCCCATCATGAGATCGCTTATTAGAGTGCCTCCACCAAACCTTTTCTTAAAGTTGGCATACAGATGCCTCAGACATAACCTATGTTCTAATCTTAGAGGCATCTCCTCAAAAACAGAAATCAACCCCTACAATAAAAACACAAGTATATATAAGCATTAAATTTGAACTTTGAGTTTTCTGCTTCAAATAGGAATCAGAATAATAAACACAACATAAttacaaacaacaacataattacCTTTTGTTGGTCAGATAtgaaaacccatcttttatCCTGTCCAATATTCTCTAATAAGAATGTTAGAAACCATCTCCATGATTCTTTGGTTTCAGTCTCGACCACTCCAAATGCTAAAGGAAAATATTGATCATTTGGGTCTCTTGCAACTGCAATAAGAAGTTGTCCTCCATATCTAGTCTTTAGATGACAACCATCAACACCGATAAAAGGTCTACATGCTGTCAAAAATCCTTTTTTGCAAccatcaaatgaaaaataaaagcttCCAAACCTAGGCTGTAAAGTTGGATGTGGTCTCTCCATGTTGATCTCGCACGAGTTACCGGCACATACTCTCTTAAGCTCCGCAGAATACCTCCACAATAGACTATATTGTCGCGCAGCATTACCTTCTACAATTTCCTTAGCCATCTGTTTTGCTTTCCAAGCTCTCCAAAAGGTGATATTCACAGAGTAATTTTTCCCCACAAAATCCACAATGTCATTTATCGTCACATGGTCACCCGTAAACATGTTGTTAGCTACTGACTTTGACACCCACTTGGCAGTAGcacttgtattttttgtttgccAGGAACATTTGTGGTCTCCTTTCCATGTTTTCATCATGAATGTGTGCTTGCCTCCCACTTTACTTACAAGAGCCTCAAAACCACACTTCTTCTTGCACTCCACTCTAACCCTTTCCAAGTCATTTTTCTTGAACCTTATCTCCTTCCCATTTAGAACATTCCACTCTATAATAGCATCCTTGAACTCATTCAATGATTTAAATTGCAACCCAACATTGAACTTGTATTTCTTGGTCAACTCCTCCATCCTAAAAATGTCATCTTTAAGTCCCTTCTCGTTGTCAGAGTCATCAGGATCACTGCTTCCAAGTTCTTCATTGAGATACTCATGTTCAATTTCAAACTTGTCATTTAGTGATTCATCAGGTACATCACATATTGCAGGTGCACTACTTGAACTACCTCCCCCCACTTTTTCATTTGAATGAGTTTTCAAATTGTAAGTATTTTCATCAATCATCATTCTTGAAGGTTGAAACTCTAGATCATCACCATCGCTTAAACCAAATCCATCGTCCATTCCTAAAGCTCTCTCATCTTCACTATCATCCAAATGAATTCCTTTGGCTTCATCTTCACTGCTATAAGAATCATTTTCAGAATCACCTCCATAATCACCTTCAATTTCTTCAAATCCACCAGCATCAACATTTTCCACAACATCATTTAACGCTTGTAATTCAAGACATACAGGAGCATCCACATAAAACATATTATCAACACCATGTTCAAGATATATATGAGCATCAACATTGTTACTTAAcgcataatcaacaatatccaTAGCATCAGCATCCAATCTCAACTTCTTGTAAGCAATTTCCTCCTCTACTTTCCACCACATTCTGAAACTATTCTTAGCATATTTTTTATCTGTCATTATACCCTCTACTTCAAAATAACTCCATTTATCCTTGTCTAGACCCTCAACAACAGTTACATCACCACCCCTATAATACACAATCAAATCTCTTACAAACTGACCCCCATGATGGAAAACAACATTGAAACTCATCTCTGCATATATAGATAAACAACTGCATGAAgtttgaaccaaacatacaaAAAAGTAGCAAAaacgatataaaaaaaaaccacttgtagaaaaaaaacacaataaagcACATGTCCACACAAAAGGAGAGAGcagaaacaataaaatattgaCCCTACACATTGTAATCCAGATACCCACATACAACACAAAGAGAATATATACATATGGTCCCCCACATGCCATTAAAGAAATGGAAAGTTACAGAAAAGAACATAAATTGACTTAGTTAACATATAATAATagattgtacaaaaaaaaacatataataagaaaagaaagaatcaACACACGTtgcttttaaaataaatcaacaacTTTTCAGTTTCACTTTTACAAGAAGGCCATGCAGGCGCACTACAACGAAACACAAACAACAGGTGCGGCAAGCAAGAAAAACAGACCAAAAGAGCACTACAAACAAAATAGTATTATCCATAAtaatagaaacaaacaaaattcataacagaaacaaacaaacaaacttcataaacaaaaagaatCAGAAGAGTAAAACGAACCGTCAATTGAAAACGCAAACTCGAAGGTGGTGGTCGGAATCAGAAGAGGATGGTGGTCGGAATCGTGATGGTCGGAATCGTGAAGGTGGTGGTCGTAATCGTGAGCAAAATcgaagagaaagaagaggatGGTGGTCGGAATCAGAACAGGATGGTGGTCGGAATTAAAATCAATCAGGGTTAGGGTTGAAGTTGAAACCCTAAACCCATTACttccctctttctcttctctttcccgtgttttcttcttctttcttttctaatCTTCTTATTTtagttaataaattaatttattaaaatactaattaaaattaattattttaaatttatttcaattataaaattttgttttttagtgtgccacgtggcgtgtcatgattgggccacgtggcacaccgttagttttgttcttttttttaacggaaagttaacggaaggactaaagccaaaagttttagaaagtACAGGGActaatgccaaacaaaaaaaagcgcagggaccaatgccaaaactgGGCGAAAGTGCATAGGCAGCGTACCATAAgcattattgaaataaattttaatgtttgacctaaccaaggttgtcaaaatcgaAATGTTGTTTGAGATTAAAAGAGGATAGTAAGATTGCAAAACCTAAAATCACAACCAAAATAAAAGGATTTTACTCAATTGATTTTGAAGAATCCAAAGGTGATAGCAAGATCGTAAGAACGCAAATCTAACTTCAGAACTAAAATTGAAGGATTCTactcaaataatattaaatatatactaTAAATTGCAtagattatttaaaagtttgaaatcaaagcaaacaaaaaacaaccaaatcttaaacataaacgttattaaaaaaaaatcttaaacataAACAACTCAATGTCtcaaataaacataaaacaaactAGTGAAAAAGCTTAAACTTAAACTGACTCAAAGTCTCAAAACTTAAATAGAAAACAACCAAGTCTACAAAATACTCAAAACCTAGATGCTACAAGCCTACATCACATCACGAACGCTTCAATTATAAGGCAGAGCAAAATCGTGAAATCTCTTAAACATATACGATTTTGAGCAGATTTTGTGTAGTTTAGGATTCTACTAAGCATTTAAATCGGTAAGGCAGAGCAAAATCGCAAAATGGTAGAATTTTAGGATTCAATTCGGGATTTTAACAACTATGAACATAATACTTTtcaacaaacatattaattccAACTGAACTTTCTGTGCACattatagagaagaaagaatccAACATCTATATCACGGTTTTATCAATTGTATTGCACAATTGATCGATACCAAAACTGGTTACAGGTTGGAGAGGGCTGAGTTTAGCCATTTCTTCGGGAAAGACTCCCTTAACGGCAGCATTCATCTCCTTAGCAGTCATCATTGTTAACTTCTTACTTGAAGTAACGTTGGAGGATTCGTGAATAAGCTTCATCATCACATTACttatcataatattcatcatatcCATGGCCCCGACGAAGATAGCAATGTCCGGGTGTTCCTGCTCCAGAACTTTGTAGATGTATTCATTGAACATGAATATCTTCTTCTCAGCTGCCACTGTCgaattcttatttttctttgttgccACTAGGAGTTGATGAATCGGTAGTTGCAGGCGAGAGGAATAGGGTTTCAGACTGAGCATTAACTCAAACTGCcctatttatatatgttgatttctatataaaaaaatattataaatcagTGAGGTGGCTTAATTCcgagaaaatacaaaaaaaaaggtatacaCTGTTTTCACTTCACAATTTTAAGATGAGCATTGCTATATCTCACGATAGA harbors:
- the LOC112421119 gene encoding uncharacterized protein yields the protein MSFNVVFHHGGQFVRDLIVYYRGGDVTVVEGLDKDKWSYFEVEGIMTDKKYAKNSFRMWWKVEEEIAYKKLRLDADAMDIVDYALSNNVDAHIYLEHGVDNMFYVDAPVCLELQALNDVVENVDAGGFEEIEGDYGGDSENDSYSSEDEAKGIHLDDSEDERALGMDDGFGLSDGDDLEFQPSRMMIDENTYNLKTHSNEKVGGGSSSSAPAICDVPDESLNDKFEIEHEYLNEELGSSDPDDSDNEKGLKDDIFRMEELTKKYKFNVGLQFKSLNEFKDAIIEWNVLNGKEIRFKKNDLERVRVECKKKCGFEALVSKVGGKHTFMMKTWKGDHKCSWQTKNTSATAKWVSKSVANNMFTGDHVTINDIVDFVGKNYSVNITFWRAWKAKQMAKEIVEGNAARQYSLLWRYSAELKRVCAGNSCEINMERPHPTLQPRFGSFYFSFDGCKKGFLTACRPFIGVDGCHLKTRYGGQLLIAVARDPNDQYFPLAFGVVETETKESWRWFLTFLLENIGQDKRWVFISDQQKGLISVFEEMPLRLEHRLCLRHLYANFKKRFGGGTLISDLMMGAAKATYLQAWEKKMSELKAVNPKAWEWLMGFPTKLWCKHALSFYPKCDVLMHNISEAFNSTILGARAKPILTMCEWIRLYLMNRMATLRYKLGRYEGRIMPTPMKRLNKEIELSGGWSPHWSTPTSFQVTHHLNNSGFIVNLDKMTCTCNFWELVGIPCRHVVAAMGFINQNPEDFVDQYYSKEAYELCYSFSVSPINGQDMWPTIEVEDMLPPQYKRGPGRPKKLRRREADENPKTGKHNTRGLNRCTNCGQPGHNARGCKRTEVNPSAQQRKRKPKKNAHAATTSNAPANAASNAETPSNTPVTTASNAPVVTASSAQVSHVTIVPVLIASGAQVSHVTVAPIKKSKGNKTKKSASNINSNVRAVDCNQSGAVELNAPIDNQLNDGDDDEIVAAVEEAERALGIKTVHASQPTPSLKIQRQIAKPLSCTAPQKGKKRKPTEPSRVISKNAR